TGCCAGTTGTTAGGAAACAACATTTATTGCTTTGTACCCTACTTATTTGCAATGCTGCTGCTATGGAGGTAAGACTATTTAGAATGGTTCAAAACTTCTAAAAATAACATGATCAGCAAATATTACTTGCTCTGAATCATCTGCTCTTTCTGACAGACACTTCCAATTTTTCTTGATGGTTTGATTTCGGCTTGGGGTGCTATACTGATCTCAGTGACCTTGATACTTCTGTTTGGTGAGGTGAGTACCCATCTTCCAGTATATATGGAATATGAGTGTTGTGTGCAACGAAGGTTTCGTGATGGAATTTTGCTGGTCTTACGTATTCTCTATGCCCGTAAATGATAAACTGAAAAACTAGCCGGATCAGATATTTCTCACTGTCCAATTTCTTAGATTCACTGGGTTAAATATATCCTTCATGGGACACAATCATGCCCGTGACATGTCTCTCCTGACATAAGTAGTCCTCTTCTTAATCTTACATAAGTACACTTGTGAGTCTAGCATCTTTTTTGTCTTTCTGAAGGAAAAATTCTCTTTGAAGTGGATTATCTTCACACTGCTTCCACGTGTATActaattcatttttttctcttagaaCAGATTATACCACAATCTGTTTGTTCTCGGCATGGTTTGGCAATTGGTGCAGCAGTGGCTCCAGTGGTTCGCGTACTTGTTTGGATCTGCTATCCCGTGGCTTATCCAATAAGCAAGGTGATGTTCTATCTGGTTTACAGTTCTGTCCACTTGAGTTAAATTCATTCtattatatcttttttcttATCCTACAAAACATGTTCTCCGTTATATTGCAGCTACTAGACTTCCTGTTAGGGGAGGGGCATGTGGCTCTTTTCCGCAGAGCCGAGTTGAAAACTTTAGTTGATCTGCATGGAAATGCGGTGTGTATTCTCTCAATATTTTTACTTGTAATTCTCAATAATAGATGACGAAATGAGTCACcccacaaaaaatcatttttaattgAGCACTCAtgattgtttttcattttcacaTTTTCTTTTTGTCATTGCACTTGCGCGTGTGAtgatttattatgttttttcttgCGTAAaaaaggttctttttttttcttttttcctgagATTCTTAGTGGCATTTTCTGTGAGTTGTCATAATCCTTCGGTTGATTTGTAAGCAGGCTGGGAAAGGTGGTGAGCTGACACATGATGAGACAACAATCATTGCCGGAGCACTTGAGCTCACTGAGAAAACAGCTAGGGATTCCATGACTCCATTATCAGAAACTTTTGCAATTGATATTAATGCCAAGCTTGACAGGTATTTAGTTTTTAGTGGGGTTGAAGACAATGGTATTGTTGTGCATAGGATCCATGGTGATGAGTGCATTGCTACCTTTTATTCTTCAGGGATTTGATGAAGTTAATTTTGGAGAAAGGGCATAGCAGAGTACCAGTTTATTATGAGCACCCTGTAAACATAATTGGATTAATTCTGGTAATTAAATTTGTAGATTTTATTCCTGAACCTCAATGAGAAATGAAGCAGTTATTCTTTTTTAAGTGCAATGATAAACACTGTAATTAATTCATTCCGTGTGCCTTTTAGAGTTAGCCCTTTTTACCTGTGTAATTTGTATTAGAACgttctaccttttttttctctgtagAGATTTTCTAGACATCTTAAACACTACCATTGTAAATTTtactaaattatatatatatatatatatatgtatatatatcaaTGTGTTCTGATCAGGGAAAAGAGGCAAACATGAATTATAGGAGGATGAACAAGACTAAATTGAAACTTAGATAAAAAAAGTGAACGAAGTCCAATCTCTTTCAAACATTGGCACTGAGGGCTCTTAATTCCTTCAAAGATGATGTCTTTACAACAGTAAGTCAGTCCACATTGATATAAATCTCCCTACATCCTTGAAATATCCTTATATTGAACTCCCTACTTCCTGGATTAAAACTGAGATCAGGCTTCACCAATAACAGATAAAAGTCTAAGTAGATCAAGGACCTGATCTTTTTTGAAGTCCATGACTTAGTAGTTGGTCAGGATGGTTTGGATCTTATAACATTCAATGCAGGAATTGTCTAGCTTGTGGGAAACATTTATCAGGAGAATCTTTTCTGAGCCCCTGACTCAAAAGATAAGAGGAAAGTGGTGGGAGATGGGGTTGGGAGAAAAGATCTGTGATACAGTAATGCTACTAGCAGATAATGTCAAAGCCAACTTATTTGAGAGGGAGGGGGGGTTGTCAAGGTAGACTGCTGATAGTTTGATAAGTTGCCAAAGTCCATGAATTTGGAAATTGTAATTCCTGAGCTCAGAAACTATCTTCACCTTCTAACAATGAACTGTTGATCCTTTTGTCACCCAAACAAAGAAGTAAGAGAAAAAGTCCAGCTTAAGGAACTTAATGGTGGGAGTTCTGTAGAGACTGTCAATAGCTGTATAGAACAAAAGCATTTTCTGCTcatttagttttcttttctaattgaAAAGTCTTCTCAGGAACAACTATCACATCTAATAATATCATCACTCTGTCTTGTGGTTAAGCTCTTTTAACTTATTTTTTGTATAACCTGTAGGTGAAGAATCTATTAACCATCCATCCGGCAGATGAAGTACCTGTTAAGAATGTCACCATCCGCAAGATCCCAAAGTATGTATCTTGCTAAAGTAAGGCCATTTTATTCGTTTAGTCCTCTAATTTGAGATAAATACACATTACAACGTGAAGATTATGTGCAAtttgactcaaagaccttacaAGTAGAGCCTTATCACAGATAGCCTGTGCAGCATTTTCTTCataatttcatttccctttgtTGTCATGGTTTGATACTATTTTTGTCTTGCTCACTTCATGTTTTTTCAGTTCTCATGTATTATACTGTTGTGTTATCCTTTATTTTACTACTTTTCATACACTGGTGAGTTTCCTGTAATTTGGTCCTTCCAGTACTCTGTATTACATAATATCCACTTGTGGCTGgtggtttgatttttctgtgCGCATTCTGCTTGTTTGGtactgtatttatttatttgagaaTCTGGTCTCTCTGGTGGAAGAGGCCATTCAATTAGGTATGACCTCTGTGGTACCCTATAACAAGTAGAATCTATGTTTGTCAGGAGTGTATATTTAAACCACAGACCTTAACAAATTACTGCATTATCAacctcatttttttaatttttttggcagCGCTTTGTTTAACAAGACTAGATCATCCTACCCATATTGACAAGTGACCTATTATTTTCTAGCATTTGAAGGGAACTTACATATTACATTACTCAAGAAACAAGACTTGCTTACATATATTCTGGTGTTGCAAGAAATTACTCACGCCAGAAGAATAGTTACCTGACCTGGATTAGCTCAATGATCAAACTGGTCCCACCAGCTGCCGACTCATGTTAGGTACAATTAGAAAAATCCAGGAAAAATGCAGTTGAGCAATTTTTCACGATCTTGACTGCCTGTAGTTTGTTGCAACTGATTGGTAGTGCAATTAGAGATCTCTGAAATAGTCCTTCTGGTGTTATGGCAAAGTAGCTTGTCTTCACCCTTTAATGCTAGTTGGTAAGCATAATCAACATCTGGCATCCAGTGTAATGATAACTTATCTTGGATTGGGGCTCACAATCTGTTTACATACCGAGCTACCTTTTGAGCACCTTTACTCCAATAGGGGCCAGCTTTTTGTGACCCATCGTAGCATCATAAAACTGGCCAGATGTATGTCCAGACATCAGAAAGCTTGTTGAAAGAATTTGCCTCCTAGGTTCTTTTGGTTGAAGTCGGGTACTTTCTATTAGTCTAGTGCCTCAGTTTGCATTAAGTCAAAGCTTAAcattctcattaaaaaaaaagtgtaaagcACTTGAATCATCAGGATTTTATGCTGCTGCTCACACACTAGGTTGCAAAAGAAGCTGGGTAGGTGCAGATGGAGATTCTTTAGCTATACTTGGTTTGATGAAAGGGTAGAAGGTGAACTGTGACTTTCAGTTGAGCATCTCCAATTCTGGTGTGGGTTGAGTTGCTTCCCAGTTTTGTTTGTCTTTCATGGTTAATGAAGATATTATCCTCCCTCTGTGCACTGAGTGTCAGCTTGAGTAAGTTCTTTGGGTGGTTTCGCAAATTTTCATGTGATATTCTATTTTTCCTTAAGAGTGTGTATATTTGTTTTTTGTCAATGCATGATGTGgtgggaaggggggggggaatcatcTTGTGAGGTCAGTGTAGTGTTCAAATTTGGTAGGCTTCTACATTTTGCTTTCCCGTTTCCTGAGCAAACATCTCGAGTCTTTTACTTCCATAAGAACACATGATGTGCAATATAAATGTTTTTTGCCAGACATGTGCAAGTTTAATGTTTCTGGATATCTTTACATGGTAGGGTTCCGGAGAACATGCCTCTGTATGATATCTTGAATGAGTTTCAGAAAGGTCACAGTCACATGGCTGTGGTCATTCGGCAACGTGACAACATGGTGGACCAGTCAGCTGGCAATGGCCCAACCCATAGTAAGCAAATGGGTAACTCTACAATGCCAGTTCTACCTACCCTTGTTGAGAGTTGTATTTATTTATGAGGCTTTTCCCATTCCCCCTGATTTGAGCTGGTCATTTTGGCACTTCTATGACATAGCTCCAGGGACAGAAGTTAGGGTGGACATTGATGGTGAAAAGCATCCTCCAGAGAAAAAGAGCAAAAGACCACCACTCCAAAAGTGGAAAAGCTTTCCGACAAATGCAAGTAGTTCATGTGGGGGCACCTCAAGGAGTAAGAAGTGGGAAAGGGACATCAATGCAGATGTCCTGCAGATTGATGACAACCCACTCCCTACGCTcaatgaggaagaggaagctgTTGGCATAATAACAATGGAAGATGTTATTGAGGAGCTCTTACAAGTATGCAACATCAAACTTCTTTGCTACCTCTGATTAATGAGTTACCTTTTTTAAGGATTTCTTATCATGACTTGCTTTGTGGACATTGTCTTGTGCGTGTAGGAGGAGATATTTGATGAGACGGACTATCATCGTCAAGATTCATGACATTACCCTCGCACTCTGTGTGGTAGTGAGGTGACACAAATTATTTGTTGGACACAATGttgataaaaagaaagaagtatGGCATTCATTTATAGGCAGAAAGGGAGGTTTGAAATTCAATCAAATGAAATGTTATTGATATATAGAGTCTGTTTCGGTAGTGATGACTGAGAATTAAGAAGGATGTGTTTATTTACTTGTATTACGGTTTGAGTATTGTTGTCATTTTGTAAACTGGACATAAATTTCCTTTATCTATGGCGATATCCATACTTTGCACAAGCATGTTGGATCTTCTGCTTGCTTATAATATATGCTAGTCTACATTGGGTGTACTGGTTAAAAAACTTGACTGCCTATAAGTGAGAAAAATGCCTGATTGTAGGATTGAATCCAGTCCTCCTTTCCAAGATCCTGTGGAAGCATGACTTCCACTGGATAATGACCCTTCATCTTCAATCTCATGAAAAAAATGGGAAGAACACATATGTTAGTAATGCAAATGATTGGGATCTTGGAATCACATGCCACCTAAAAACAGGAGAGCTCCTCTTGTGGGATTCTCTAATACCTCCACCAATGGCGACCAACTCATGGACTGTGGACAGGTTCATATTGCAGACTATAGCAATTTGTGGAGTAGGAGTACCAAGCTGATGAGTGATTACTACATTATATTGCATTTTTGGTATGCATTTGCTGTTTTTTTTAATCCCATAATGCATTATCGActtagaatgcataccaaatacaGAATGAGCTGACCACATATAACTAGACATAATCCCATAATGCATTATCGActtagaatgcataccaaatacaGAATGAGCTGACCACATATAACTAGACATCCCACATTACAACATGGTCACTGAAGGATCAGTTAGCATTGAGACACCATAAGCTTGCCTAATTGAGTGGAAGAGTTCAATTGCACTTGGGGCTGGGGAGAAGTTAAAGACACCCTAAGCCAGAGGCAAGTGGAGTTCCCTCATTAGCTCTTAACATCAAATCTAGTAGGGGACAACATACTGGAAAATTTAATCCTTTCCCCTCTTTCATAGTTTGATAGGTCAATTACCCATTGATTTTGGATCACATAAAATCAATGGCCTATTCAATCAGAGATCAGGTCCcatggttgaagagattctGACAAATCATAATGAAGAGATTTTGGGTCTTAATGTAAGCTGATGTGGTCTACATTACCACATCAGCATAGAAGACATTTGTTATAAACTGCCAAGTGGAAGTTACAACTCCCTCAACTCCCTAATGGTGGGACTCGGGAGTGAGGGAGATTTAAGAAGTATTCAACATGGTCCTCCGTGCCACAACATTAGAAGAGTAGTGCCCTCGAATTCTCTTCTATGTAATGGTTGGAGAACATTGCATTAGTTAGATCAATGGCAGGTTTGTGTTGAATCGGACAAACCAAGGGGAAGAATTGgataagaaaatataaattgaCAATTAAAACTAAATCTACCAAATAACCTTTGATGAACCCAAAGGAGTGGTTGTAAAACATGGAGTGTGCAAAGTAAAGGGCAATTTGGACCTTCAACATGTGGGGAGGAGTAACGATGACCTTAGAATTATGGTGAACCCTTCACTATGATTGAAGAAAAactatttccccttttttttttttttNNNNNNNNNNNNNNNNNNNNNNNNNNNNNNNNNNNNNNNNNNNNNaaaaaaaaaaaacctaagaaagaaaagagtaaACATTAGCGATACATATGAACTTACTTTTTTTGTTCTAGCATAATGCATACATATGAAGGAAGCGCCAGGGCCCTTTTGCTTCGAGTTCAATCGGCAATAGGATGCGGACTATCTTTGACAGAAATATGGACTAATTCATAAATCATTTGCAACTTATCTTTTGACTTACAAAATTTTTTGTGGCCATTAAGTACAGTAATCATTTTTTTGGATGTATATAAATATATGGCTAATGTAACTTGTAGGCTAAAACCCAAGTCAGAACATGTGACTTTTTTTGTGTTCGTGGCTCAAGAAACACTAGCAAATCATAGTATAACCGCTGCCCCTATTGTATATTCAACTTTGCTAATACTTTTGTTTtgctttcaaaaaaataaaaaactaagttTTTTATTGTTCTGTCCTTATGCACCACAAAATTCGTAAGGCAATACAAATTGTCATAGCTTGCTTTAATATAGAAACTTTGGTAAATAaattaagggagaaagaatgttgCCAGACTATGTAGCATACATTAGTGCCTCCTTGTGGCTATCCCCTCCTATGAAACGACATATTTGCCCCttattgtgggaggagagagagagacacacacatGGAGGTGCTAGCATGCACTATGTATCTAGACAATGAACTCAATCCTCATAGATTAAATACATTTTTAAAGTTCCACAGTATTACGAAAATCTCCCAAGGCCAAATCTCTTCATTACACATTAGCCAAACTACTATACTTTGAAAGTCAGTCCAAAACTTCTAATTCTCTTTCCCTTTGAACTCCTTCGAGGATGGCTTAGCCCCTACCTTTCATGCACTTCTTACATATCCATATTCCATAGAAATGATAATAAAAGAATGGGCAAGAGAACCCGACTTGGCATAGCAAAAAGTAGACCAACGGGCCAATGAGAGGCACGTGAGAGTATATTCAACGCACATACGTCAAGGGGGGCAGCACGGTCTTTTCGCATCCTGCATAGTCTAGGTTTTTCCTACACTAGACTGGCATAGTTCTTTTACCTAAAACATTTGTCATAAGAAGCAATAGTCAAGGCCTATCCTACTTTAGTTGTGTCATTTATAAAGCTTCTATCACAAATGATAGTATGAGGTCTTGATTTAAATAACTTATGTTATTCAATTAGGGATAAAAGGTTGATAATTAATAGAACAATTTCTtagggaaaaaaattgagatcatTAACCCATTTAGAAGCAGAGACATtccaaatgaaatagaaaacagAGATTTCCAAACGTATCAGACTGTCAAGGGATGAGACCTTAAATTGCATGCTCGTtagcacttttttattttagaggaaattacactcccctcccctgtatgtttcaTCTATTACACTCAGACCTCTTGTGAAGTTTGTAATTACAAACGTACCCTGTGGTGTTAACACTGTTAGAATCATATGTTAAATGTCTTTTTTACCCCTTCCCCTTTGTCTAAATATTACTCCCTCCACGTACTTCCCAACTGCCTTTCCTTCTAACTTGCTGTAATAGGAGGCGGCACCCATCAGATCGGCAGTGGCTCTGGCCACCTTTCCTTTGTCAATCTTGTTCATCTCATGGTGAAGCCCAGCTTTTGCAGCATCTGCGATCACCTTGGCACTGGATATTAGCTCGGATTTGGAAGGTTGGTGCTTGTGGCAGTGGGCTATGTGTTGCTCGTGAGGATGCGATTCCATGGAGATTTTCCAAGAGGAAATTCGAACCACCCTATACTTATTGATTGATTGCTTAGAGACCCAGATTGAGATCGGGATCGGCAACCAGATTTAACTCACGGATAAAAACAGTAAAACCTGGAACTTAGAAACCTAATTTAGGAGAATTTTGATCACAGTAGATCAGATGTTCTgattaccctaaatctctggttGAATGACTCTTTAAGGGTTCCTTTGATACCCTAAAAGATGGAAAGGATCAGCTGAATAGATTCCCTGATTCAACAGATCTCGGGATGAACAAATAAGCCCTTTAAACAGGGCTATTGGTGGGTTCAATTTGGTGGTTCTGTTTTGTGAATTAGATCCCGCCAGTAACAACATATAATCAGCAAAAGCAACAGAATATaattcctcccccccccccccccaacttaGATTAAATAAAATCTCAACAAGCACAacataatgattataaaagtacTTACTTAATAAGGAGAAAAACAGAGTATAAAGAGGAGGTTGTAACCTATGGCTTGACACCAACGGTTGGGCCTCGAATGCTGCTTCCGCTCTTAAATCACAGAGTTTGTGGAGGGAGTCGTTAGGGGATGACATCGAATCGATCGCATACCTCCCTAACTCTCTCTGATTTTAGATTTTAGAATCATCAATCGCAAGATCAAAAACCCTAACTCTCCCAATCGGTTGATGgtttctcaaggaagaagatgagaataaggTTTGAGGGCAAATAGGTCATCTCCATtggatcaagggtattttggggtttaaagcAATTTTGTAACATGATTACTCACTTAACGATTTCTCACTCACGATCAAGTatggtatatatatattctacaaCTTAGAAGGGAAGAATTTGTAATTACAAACTTCACAAGAGAGGATTGTGTAATACCTGAAACATACTGGAGAGGGGGAGtgcaattttttctttattttaatttgtcgGGATTTTTCATATTGATTTCTTGATGAACGGTGATGGGAAGGAAGCATGCTCGTGACATTTCGCTCTTCTACTTGTGTGCAGAATGTGTAAACTACCGTCATGCGTATGGCCCGAATATACGCGACTCGTGCGAGGTGTGAGTTCGCACgtgccttcttttatttctcatcAGTCATCGTACTATAAATGTGGACCTCCGTTCACCGGAAACCTCTTTCGATCTCAATTCTCTACTGTGgaaatttctttcatttctgCTTTGTTCCTGCTTCTTGTGGCGGTTGAAAGGGAAGAAATATAGGAAGACAAaggttggaacttggaagcaTGGTCTGTAGATTTAGTAGGAAGTCGTTATAGAAGTGGTTTGAAGGGTCAAAGTGTCAGAGCTGCAAAATGGACTCCGAGGAGGAGAAGGGGAAACAGGAGGATAGCAGCAACAGCAGTTCATGGCCGCATAACCCACCCTACATAGAAAAGGAAGGCGAGGAGATGAAGGTCTGGGGAATTCTCTTGTTCGGTCTGATTGGTGCCACTGCCACCACATTCGCTGTACGTTCTCTccttgtcttcatcatcttcttcgtttttctttccttaatcGTTACTAGATATTCTGTTTTCTCTCCGCTTAAGATTGCCTCATTCAAGTTCTCTCATCGTCTCTTTTATCTGACGCCTAATTTGGGAAATTGAGTTCCATTTATCTTTTTTGCTAATTCATATATCATGATATCGTCTATGTAGCATTGGCGGTGGTTCTGCCATTCGCAATTTCTAGTGGGTTCCACTCTTAATTTCTAGTGGGGCTGTTATTGATTGCATTCAATACTGAAAATCTGAACCTTAGCTGAATTTGACAATTTGATGGCTGGGAGAATTCCTAGCCGACCTTCATCCAGTGGGTGTATTCATTTCCCCATTGGTATAAGGTGCGGTCTTTCATATGGTCGTGGAGTAGAATTTTGATCCCCGACGTCCAGGCTTGTTATGCCTTGTTTTGTCTTGCGTTTATGAGGATATCAATATATCATAACTAAACTGATTATATTTAGACATTCTTAGATTGCTTATGGACTTCTTTTTTgacaaatttatttctcttctatGTATGTAGCTACTAGCTAGAGGGCACAAGAGAACATGGACAGACGGTTGTCTCTTGGTTTGATTGAACTTCAGAAGTCTCTTTGTATATGTATCTGAAGGGTGTGTTGTCCTGTTCATTCGCCGtaggaaaattacaaaatagaagcttCTGCCTTAGGATATTTAGAGAAGTAGCATTCTCCCTGTTGCAGACTTCCAATTCtaaacaaagttattggtgcTAATGTAAAATCCTCATCTACAGTAGCCTTGGAAGGTTTAGATCTTGGTTAATCAGATATTAGATAGCTGGATTGCATTTGTTCCTCAAGGAATTGATGCAAGTCAATTATATGAGAATCCCTGTTGAGTTGTATTCACACTATATGTCTTGGAATTCAGTTGAGTTACTAGTGAAAAACAAGGGTCAAGATTTCGGTTTCGACTTGGATTTCAACCTTGGTTGAAACCGAAATATACCACTAAAAGGACTGAAATGGCACCGAAGTGGCATCAAAATATAACACCGAAATGGCCTAGATAGCACTGAAATATGGTCCATTTTGGTGAAAACTGAAACATTGAAGACCCCTCAATTTGCTTACTATATTGTTCCGACCAATGTAGAAACCGAAATTCTCCAAATTTCCAACATTTTAGACAAAATTTCGAACCATGGTGAAATTAAGCCTTATATTTCATAATCCTTATAGAGCAATGAATGGATTGTTTGAGGATAACTTTTAACTTCTTAGACTTTTAGTTTTGCAATTTTAACAAATTACTCCTATTGCGACAGATTcacattttttaaaatgaagaaaagtagTTTAGTATCCTCCAAATTTGTAGCAACTATTGGAAAGGCCATTTCTGATGGTTTCAGTGACTTGCTAGGTTGGACGATTGCGGAGGTCCATTGACTGGTTCCACACTCAGGTACACGTATTGTGTTGCTCTTATTTATCATATTAGGTTCTCTTCTTTCCCAGCCATCTTACAAGCAGTTTAGTACATAATTTGCCCCTAGTTTGATTGTAGAGGGTGATGTGGTGTTAGTCTTTAGGTGTTAGATGGCTGATAGGCACATGGAGATATGACCTGAGTTAGTTTTATGGTCATTATGTGTCTATGGGGATATCATTATATTGAGGCTGTAGTTGTCTGATCCTATTAGTGAATGAATTAACTAGACTAGGGGATATCAGATGTTTTATTGCATGAGGCTATGTATTGCAGTGTAGCTTTCCTTTGCTTATGTACCATATTCATTTTCATTATGTACTGTATCTCTGCTACTTAGCATGTTGTGTTACATTTTTTAGTGATGAAGTTGttatttcataaaaaagaaatggaaaaagatGAAAAGGGGCAGAAAAAGTTGTCCTTTCTTCATATGGTACGGTTTCTCAACTTTGAGGCAAACAGTTTAATTCTTCCTTCGTAT
This genomic stretch from Macadamia integrifolia cultivar HAES 741 chromosome 2, SCU_Mint_v3, whole genome shotgun sequence harbors:
- the LOC122058443 gene encoding DUF21 domain-containing protein At2g14520-like isoform X2, whose protein sequence is MAVEYRCCETGFFIHIAVIFFLVMFAGLMSGLTLGLMSMSIVDLEVLAKSGTPKDRKHAAKILPVVRKQHLLLCTLLICNAAAMETLPIFLDGLISAWGAILISVTLILLFGEIIPQSVCSRHGLAIGAAVAPVVRVLVWICYPVAYPISKLLDFLLGEGHVALFRRAELKTLVDLHGNAAGKGGELTHDETTIIAGALELTEKTARDSMTPLSETFAIDINAKLDRDLMKLILEKGHSRVPVYYEHPVNIIGLILVKNLLTIHPADEVPVKNVTIRKIPKVPENMPLYDILNEFQKGHSHMAVVIRQRDNMVDQSAGNGPTHTPGTEVRVDIDGEKHPPEKKSKRPPLQKWKSFPTNASSSCGGTSRSKKWERDINADVLQIDDNPLPTLNEEEEAVGIITMEDVIEELLQEEIFDETDYHRQDS
- the LOC122058443 gene encoding DUF21 domain-containing protein At2g14520-like isoform X1 yields the protein MAVEYRCCETGFFIHIAVIFFLVMFAGLMSGLTLGLMSMSIVDLEVLAKSGTPKDRKHAAKILPVVRKQHLLLCTLLICNAAAMETLPIFLDGLISAWGAILISVTLILLFGEIIPQSVCSRHGLAIGAAVAPVVRVLVWICYPVAYPISKLLDFLLGEGHVALFRRAELKTLVDLHGNAAGKGGELTHDETTIIAGALELTEKTARDSMTPLSETFAIDINAKLDRDLMKLILEKGHSRVPVYYEHPVNIIGLILVKNLLTIHPADEVPVKNVTIRKIPKVPENMPLYDILNEFQKGHSHMAVVIRQRDNMVDQSAGNGPTHSKQMAPGTEVRVDIDGEKHPPEKKSKRPPLQKWKSFPTNASSSCGGTSRSKKWERDINADVLQIDDNPLPTLNEEEEAVGIITMEDVIEELLQEEIFDETDYHRQDS